One Defluviitoga tunisiensis genomic window carries:
- a CDS encoding Gfo/Idh/MocA family protein: MLRMAIIGCGRIAQQKHSEALIKNLDFIETVAACDLVEERAEEFANKIENAGLKRPEIYIDYKELLKRNDIDAVSIATESGNHYEISMEALINNKHVLVEKPMALSTKHTKEMIKTAKDKNVKLAVCFQNRFNPPIQELRKKIEQNAFGKILHAQASIRWNRNRAYYEQAKWRGTWKDDGGTLMNQCSHNIDLLIWNMNSEIDEIYGVIKNFTHPYIEAEDFGSAIIKFTNGSVGLIEGSANVYPKNLEETLSIFGEKGTVVIGGIAVNKIKCWRFPDEDGHPFQNLPDPDTVYGSGHIPLYKDFYESINNDKEPYINGVEGQKAVEAILGIYKSSKEGKPIKFPIEFSTLDMLSDI, from the coding sequence ATGTTAAGAATGGCTATAATAGGTTGTGGAAGAATTGCTCAGCAAAAACATTCAGAAGCTTTAATAAAAAATTTGGATTTTATAGAAACAGTTGCAGCATGTGATTTAGTTGAAGAAAGAGCTGAAGAATTTGCAAACAAAATTGAAAATGCAGGTTTAAAAAGGCCAGAAATTTATATAGATTACAAAGAACTTTTGAAAAGAAATGATATAGACGCTGTAAGTATAGCTACAGAAAGCGGAAATCATTATGAAATTAGTATGGAGGCTTTAATAAACAACAAGCATGTTTTAGTAGAAAAACCTATGGCTTTATCAACAAAACACACTAAAGAAATGATTAAAACAGCAAAAGACAAAAATGTAAAGCTAGCGGTCTGTTTTCAAAATAGGTTTAACCCACCAATACAAGAATTAAGAAAAAAAATCGAACAAAACGCATTTGGTAAGATTCTTCATGCTCAAGCTTCAATAAGATGGAATAGAAACAGAGCATATTACGAGCAGGCAAAATGGAGAGGTACTTGGAAAGATGATGGGGGCACCTTAATGAATCAGTGCTCGCACAATATTGATTTGTTAATATGGAATATGAATTCCGAAATTGACGAAATATACGGTGTCATAAAAAATTTTACCCATCCTTATATAGAAGCAGAAGATTTTGGAAGCGCAATAATTAAATTTACAAACGGCTCTGTTGGTTTAATAGAAGGCTCAGCAAATGTTTACCCAAAAAATTTAGAGGAAACTTTGTCTATCTTTGGAGAAAAAGGAACGGTTGTTATTGGAGGAATAGCTGTAAATAAGATTAAATGTTGGAGATTCCCCGACGAGGATGGGCATCCATTTCAAAATCTACCAGATCCTGATACTGTTTACGGAAGCGGTCATATCCCACTATACAAAGACTTCTATGAATCGATCAATAATGACAAAGAACCTTATATTAATGGAGTTGAGGGTCAAAAAGCGGTCGAAGCAATTTTAGGAATTTATAAATCCTCAAAAGAAGGAAAACCTATTAAATTCCCTATAGAATTTTCAACATTGGATATGCTTTCTGACATTTAA
- a CDS encoding gluzincin family metallopeptidase translates to MDIEQVVNLFQKLNKKEIKASKLGWTQYTTGFDLGIEQAYQDITAFLEDEENFRIVCKHKEKELNTIDKRRMEIAYNIFEPFHKNKLINELNLKIRRKTNELSQILNTYRFTIDGKEVTSVEIDQLLTNEDRNLRKKAYFSRNQINKVLIDNGFIELINLRKELAKAEGSMDFVEYMLKKDELSPNIFNGWKDELKNHINKLNNKRKELAKNYIDADELKPWDEEYLKNIISPSLNTKVDMTNYYFVLRDFFLNFGINMDKYNITYDIFPRKNKSEWGYNFRIEVGKDSRVLANVKNRYSEYKTLLHESGHAIHSFLQDPNEIILNEGISGIVTEGIANLFGSFIYDKLFYKYFFDDSVENEFNKIKEYEKLNYLRFIGNIFFDHELYRNNITSLEDIYDIYYKVYKDLFGDKPLEEEPPFGYRIHYTTHPIYMHNYFMGDVTCEMLRKVFCEKQSVDNITEKPTEFIQFLIEDVIKPSGLYKYEELFEKISGEPFSLKWYF, encoded by the coding sequence GTGGATATCGAACAAGTGGTAAACTTATTTCAAAAACTAAATAAAAAAGAAATTAAAGCTAGTAAATTAGGTTGGACACAATATACAACAGGTTTTGATTTAGGTATAGAGCAAGCTTATCAAGATATAACTGCTTTCTTAGAAGATGAGGAAAATTTTAGGATTGTTTGTAAACACAAAGAAAAAGAATTAAACACTATTGATAAGCGAAGAATGGAAATAGCATATAATATCTTCGAACCTTTTCACAAGAATAAATTAATAAACGAACTGAATCTCAAAATCAGAAGAAAAACGAATGAACTTTCTCAGATACTTAATACTTATAGATTCACAATAGATGGCAAAGAAGTAACTTCTGTTGAAATAGATCAATTATTAACTAATGAAGATAGAAATCTAAGAAAAAAGGCTTATTTCTCAAGAAATCAAATTAACAAAGTATTAATAGATAACGGTTTTATAGAACTTATTAATCTAAGAAAAGAATTAGCAAAAGCAGAAGGTTCCATGGACTTTGTGGAATATATGTTGAAAAAAGATGAGTTAAGTCCAAACATATTTAATGGTTGGAAAGACGAGTTAAAAAATCATATAAATAAGTTAAACAACAAAAGAAAGGAACTCGCTAAAAACTATATAGATGCTGATGAATTGAAACCATGGGATGAAGAATATTTGAAAAATATAATCTCCCCTTCTTTGAACACAAAAGTCGATATGACCAATTATTATTTTGTCTTAAGAGATTTTTTCTTAAACTTTGGAATTAATATGGATAAATATAACATAACCTATGATATTTTTCCTAGAAAAAACAAATCTGAATGGGGATATAATTTTCGAATAGAAGTTGGAAAAGACTCCAGAGTTCTTGCAAACGTAAAAAATCGATATTCAGAATATAAGACCCTTTTACATGAAAGCGGACATGCAATTCATTCTTTTCTACAAGATCCAAATGAAATAATACTAAATGAAGGAATAAGTGGCATAGTTACTGAAGGTATAGCAAATCTGTTTGGAAGTTTTATATATGACAAATTATTCTATAAGTACTTTTTTGATGATAGTGTGGAAAATGAATTTAACAAAATTAAAGAATATGAAAAATTAAATTATTTAAGATTCATAGGAAATATATTTTTTGACCATGAATTGTATAGAAACAATATAACTTCTTTGGAAGATATATATGATATTTATTATAAAGTCTATAAAGATTTATTTGGTGATAAACCTCTTGAAGAAGAACCGCCCTTTGGATACAGGATTCATTATACTACACATCCCATATATATGCATAACTATTTTATGGGAGATGTAACTTGTGAAATGTTAAGAAAAGTATTCTGTGAGAAACAAAGCGTTGATAATATTACTGAAAAACCCACCGAATTTATTCAATTCCTAATAGAAGATGTCATTAAACCATCTGGATTATATAAATATGAAGAATTATTTGAAAAAATAAGTGGTGAGCCATTTTCTTTAAAATGGTACTTCTAA
- a CDS encoding DegT/DnrJ/EryC1/StrS family aminotransferase yields the protein MEEKMQVPLFDLTRQYKKIKKDVLKNLDAVFTSGNVIMGSNVKMFEKEIANYLGVKYAISVANGSDALRLSVQALDITKGDYVITTPYTFFATASAVVLNQATPIFVDIEEDFYNIDLDQVEKVLQTHPMKKMIKGIIPVHLFGKTVDLERLEKIKNNYKIAVIEDCAQSIGSVWYYSNGKKKCSGTVGDLNTFSFFPTKNLGGYGDGGLVVTNDEKLADRVRKLRVHGAAKKYYHDEVGYNSRLDEVQAAILRIKLKNLDYYIERRIKKAQYYSKFFEEKGLDRYIAYPKYFNNRVHVYHQYVISVKNKEERDNLKKFLKENGIETGIYYPLGLHLQKCFENLGHKEGDFPITEKATRTTLALPMFPELTKYEQEYVVNKIKEFYTSL from the coding sequence ATGGAGGAAAAGATGCAAGTTCCTCTTTTTGATTTAACTCGTCAATACAAAAAAATAAAAAAAGACGTGCTTAAAAATTTAGATGCTGTTTTTACATCTGGAAATGTAATTATGGGAAGTAATGTTAAAATGTTTGAAAAAGAGATAGCTAATTATCTTGGAGTAAAATATGCTATAAGCGTGGCAAATGGTTCTGATGCCCTTAGACTTTCGGTTCAGGCACTTGATATAACAAAAGGAGATTACGTTATTACTACACCATATACTTTTTTTGCAACAGCAAGTGCTGTAGTTTTAAATCAAGCAACTCCTATTTTTGTCGATATAGAAGAAGATTTTTACAATATAGACTTAGATCAAGTAGAAAAAGTTCTACAAACACATCCAATGAAAAAAATGATAAAAGGTATAATCCCTGTACATCTTTTTGGCAAGACTGTTGATTTAGAAAGATTAGAAAAAATTAAAAATAATTATAAAATAGCCGTTATTGAAGATTGTGCTCAATCTATAGGATCTGTTTGGTACTATTCAAATGGCAAAAAAAAGTGTAGTGGAACGGTTGGAGATCTAAATACATTTTCATTTTTTCCTACAAAAAATCTTGGCGGTTATGGTGATGGTGGTTTAGTTGTTACAAACGATGAAAAGTTAGCCGATCGAGTTAGAAAACTAAGAGTTCACGGAGCAGCAAAAAAATATTATCATGATGAAGTTGGATACAATTCACGATTAGATGAAGTACAGGCAGCTATTTTGCGCATAAAATTAAAAAACTTAGACTATTACATTGAAAGAAGAATAAAAAAGGCACAATATTATAGCAAATTTTTTGAAGAAAAAGGTTTGGATAGATATATAGCCTATCCAAAATATTTTAATAACCGAGTTCATGTCTACCATCAATATGTAATTTCCGTCAAAAACAAAGAAGAACGTGACAATCTGAAGAAATTTCTTAAAGAAAACGGAATTGAAACGGGAATTTACTACCCATTAGGTTTACACCTTCAAAAATGTTTTGAAAATCTTGGTCATAAAGAAGGTGATTTTCCAATAACCGAAAAAGCTACAAGAACAACGTTAGCTTTACCTATGTTTCCAGAATTAACCAAATATGAACAGGAATACGTTGTTAATAAAATAAAAGAGTTTTATACCAGTTTGTAA
- a CDS encoding LVIVD repeat-containing protein, translated as MLDEKKRISLLFFYVTIILIIFFLTIVYYKTFQTKQIEEKTPTEKRYGVILAGYEGFYIYDIIQQDIVSLHNTGQYVNDAKIIGNYLYLVDRSGVKIYDFSNPLEPVLVNSYSTFGTSLSITLVDKTVYVADGQNGLVIFELDDDIYLKLKNHLILPGIITQIEIYENYLFALGPGLGLKVFKIKEGFNLEEINSYNEFVSPRMMTLSNEFLIINDDLIGILLFKISDLIKSKNVDLKLFSTLNYKAFSISCIDDVLYFSTNTGIYIINFSTQEIKEIVSNNFSRANITVYNNMIYLCNNEDGLYVYDLSTGNLIKRFNIVNFINDFIVLDEGILIDDGLNLVFLNYQKEKVFEQEYLGRTYKGKNGFYIIKDNVVSFFNPKNTLLKEFPEEILNVRETEKDVYAIGKENVYSFLNEDVIFNEPINDIENVNNSYFLAQDNKILEYNPKTKNVYLRYSIKEQIKAVNYSKNQFLIITDNGIYKLNSNFELLDYYNFLYIPDIILNSEQYIFLSIGQQITIIDKSNFNLFKDINLGLPILGMSIKDNILYISFASKGITSYEIGSNFEFNKIEDVLYLFNPKKFII; from the coding sequence ATGTTAGATGAAAAAAAACGGATTTCCCTGCTTTTCTTTTATGTCACTATTATTCTTATTATTTTCTTTTTAACAATTGTTTACTATAAAACTTTTCAAACAAAACAAATTGAAGAAAAAACACCTACAGAAAAAAGATATGGAGTAATACTCGCAGGATATGAAGGTTTTTACATATACGATATTATTCAACAAGATATCGTATCCTTACATAACACAGGCCAGTACGTAAATGATGCAAAAATAATTGGAAATTATCTCTATTTAGTAGATAGAAGTGGAGTTAAGATATATGATTTCTCTAATCCCCTTGAACCTGTATTAGTTAATTCTTATAGTACTTTTGGGACTTCTCTTTCAATTACTTTGGTTGATAAAACTGTTTATGTTGCTGATGGTCAAAATGGTTTGGTCATTTTTGAATTAGACGATGATATTTATTTAAAGTTAAAAAATCATCTAATTCTTCCAGGTATAATAACCCAAATTGAGATTTATGAAAATTACTTATTTGCTTTAGGACCAGGACTAGGGTTAAAAGTATTTAAAATAAAAGAAGGTTTCAACCTAGAAGAAATTAACTCATACAATGAGTTCGTTTCGCCGCGAATGATGACCTTAAGCAACGAATTTTTGATAATTAATGACGATCTTATAGGAATCTTATTATTTAAAATATCTGATCTTATTAAATCAAAGAATGTAGATTTAAAATTGTTTAGTACCTTAAACTATAAAGCCTTTTCTATTTCATGTATAGACGATGTGCTTTATTTTTCAACAAATACAGGTATTTATATCATAAATTTTTCTACTCAAGAGATAAAAGAAATAGTATCCAACAACTTTTCTAGAGCAAATATTACAGTTTATAATAATATGATTTATCTGTGTAATAATGAAGATGGTTTATACGTATATGACTTAAGCACCGGAAACTTAATAAAAAGATTTAATATAGTTAATTTTATAAACGATTTCATTGTTTTAGATGAAGGAATCTTAATTGACGATGGTTTAAACCTTGTATTTTTAAACTATCAAAAAGAAAAAGTTTTCGAGCAAGAATACTTAGGAAGAACTTATAAAGGTAAAAATGGCTTTTACATAATTAAAGATAATGTTGTAAGTTTTTTTAACCCTAAGAATACCCTCTTAAAAGAATTTCCCGAGGAAATACTAAATGTAAGGGAAACCGAAAAAGATGTTTATGCAATAGGAAAGGAAAATGTTTATTCCTTTTTAAATGAAGATGTCATTTTTAATGAACCTATAAACGACATCGAAAATGTAAATAACTCCTATTTTTTAGCTCAAGATAATAAGATACTTGAATATAACCCAAAAACAAAAAATGTCTATTTAAGATATTCTATAAAAGAACAAATCAAAGCTGTTAATTATTCAAAAAATCAATTTTTAATAATTACGGATAATGGAATTTATAAATTAAACTCTAATTTTGAATTGTTAGATTATTATAATTTTCTTTATATTCCTGATATTATATTAAATAGTGAGCAATACATCTTCTTATCAATAGGTCAGCAAATAACTATAATTGATAAGTCTAATTTCAATCTTTTTAAAGATATTAATCTAGGTTTACCCATACTCGGAATGAGTATAAAAGATAATATTTTATATATATCATTTGCTTCAAAGGGTATAACAAGCTACGAAATTGGCTCTAATTTTGAGTTTAATAAAATAGAAGACGTTTTATATTTATTTAATCCTAAAAAATTTATAATTTAG
- a CDS encoding nucleotide sugar dehydrogenase produces MALLEKIQNKSAKIGVIGLGYVGLPLAVEKAKAGYTVLGFDIQEEKVDKVNKGINYIGDVVTSELEDIVRDGKLSATTDYDRIRECDAIMICVPTPLNKYKQPDLSFVINSTNEVAKRMKKDTLIVLESTTYPGTTEEVMLPILEQNGYKVGEDFFLAFSPERVDPGNLVYKTKNTPKVVGGVTEKCTMHAKSLYERVLNAEVFTVSSPKEAEMSKILENSFRIVNIAFINEMAILAKKMNINIWQVIDAAATKPFGFMPFYPGPGVGGHCIPIDPFYLTYKAREYDYHTRLIELAGEINDYMPEYVVERLMDILNNNKKCLNGAKILMLGVSYKNDIDDLRESPSLKVLEQLESKKANVLIHDPYVKQFKYKDHLYTTIDLTKEILNESDAVIITTGHKKVDYEFVAKNANIVFDTRNATKHIKDKYPQKIILI; encoded by the coding sequence ATGGCTTTACTAGAAAAAATACAAAATAAATCCGCAAAAATTGGTGTAATAGGGCTAGGTTATGTTGGATTACCACTAGCTGTAGAAAAAGCTAAAGCAGGATATACCGTACTAGGATTCGACATTCAGGAAGAAAAAGTTGATAAAGTTAATAAAGGTATAAATTATATAGGTGATGTAGTCACTTCCGAACTAGAAGATATAGTAAGAGATGGAAAATTAAGTGCAACAACTGATTATGATAGAATAAGGGAATGTGACGCAATAATGATATGTGTCCCTACTCCACTCAATAAATACAAGCAACCTGATTTAAGTTTTGTAATTAATTCAACTAATGAAGTTGCTAAAAGAATGAAAAAAGATACTCTTATAGTTTTAGAAAGCACCACTTACCCAGGAACTACAGAAGAAGTTATGCTACCAATATTAGAGCAAAATGGTTACAAAGTAGGCGAAGACTTCTTTTTAGCTTTCAGTCCCGAAAGAGTGGATCCGGGTAATTTGGTTTATAAAACAAAAAATACCCCTAAAGTTGTTGGTGGCGTAACAGAAAAATGTACCATGCATGCAAAATCATTATATGAAAGGGTTTTAAACGCTGAAGTTTTTACAGTTTCCTCTCCTAAAGAAGCTGAAATGTCAAAAATTCTAGAAAACTCTTTTAGAATAGTAAATATAGCTTTTATCAACGAAATGGCTATTCTTGCTAAAAAAATGAATATTAATATTTGGCAGGTAATAGATGCCGCTGCAACAAAGCCTTTTGGATTTATGCCGTTCTACCCTGGACCTGGTGTCGGTGGACATTGTATACCAATAGATCCTTTTTATTTAACCTATAAAGCACGAGAATACGATTATCATACTAGACTCATTGAGTTGGCTGGTGAAATCAATGATTATATGCCTGAATATGTAGTTGAAAGATTAATGGATATCTTAAATAACAATAAAAAATGCTTAAATGGTGCAAAAATTTTAATGCTGGGTGTCAGCTATAAAAATGACATTGATGATTTGCGAGAATCCCCTTCCTTAAAAGTTCTAGAGCAATTGGAAAGTAAAAAAGCCAATGTATTAATACATGATCCCTATGTTAAACAATTCAAATATAAAGATCATTTATATACAACTATAGATTTAACAAAAGAAATATTAAATGAATCTGATGCTGTTATTATTACTACTGGACATAAAAAAGTTGATTATGAATTCGTAGCAAAAAATGCAAATATTGTTTTTGATACCAGAAACGCTACTAAACATATAAAAGACAAATATCCCCAAAAAATAATATTAATTTAA